A window of Auraticoccus monumenti contains these coding sequences:
- a CDS encoding YchJ family protein codes for MTGGGPGACPCGGGRDATRCCAPLLAGRPAPTAERLMRSRYTAHVLGDLDHLLASWHPSTRPRTLTLQPDLTWTGLTVLTTQRSGLLDDDGVVEFRATWVQGEPGVLHEVSRFVREGRNWFYVDGLTP; via the coding sequence GTGACCGGCGGCGGCCCGGGCGCCTGCCCGTGCGGGGGCGGCCGGGACGCCACCCGCTGCTGCGCCCCGCTCCTGGCCGGACGTCCCGCCCCGACCGCCGAGCGGCTGATGCGCTCGCGCTACACCGCCCACGTCCTCGGTGACCTCGACCACCTCCTGGCCAGCTGGCACCCGAGCACCCGCCCGCGGACGCTGACCCTGCAGCCCGATCTCACCTGGACCGGGCTGACCGTCCTCACCACCCAGCGCAGCGGGCTGCTCGACGACGACGGGGTGGTGGAGTTCCGGGCCACCTGGGTGCAGGGGGAGCCCGGGGTCCTGCACGAGGTGAGCCGGTTCGTCCGCGAGGGCCGGAACTGGTTCTACGTGGACGGCCTGACGCCCTGA
- a CDS encoding glycoside hydrolase family 2 protein — MTQSTALTSWQVRAGKGPVPEALRGIEVAATVPGSVHTDLMAAGLIADPYLDTNELLQGWIGRTDWHYRTTLDLTDTTAERADLVLLGLDTVARVSVDGEPLLETSNMHRTHRVDVSRWRGSSAELTIDFSAPVPAANRASLELGPRPHTNHHPYNALRKMACSFGWDWGPDTTTSGPWRPVLVETWHTARLAAVRPTPRVDEDDRGVVDVVVEMERAEGSTEPLTVELVCGDVSHRVEVPPGDTGVRTSLDAGTVRRWWPRGHGEPHLYDLQVRLLSDEVELDATTQRIGFRTITVDTTPDEAGTPFTVVVNGRPVFVRGVNWIPDDAFPHRVDRARYAARLTQAEEAGVNLVRVWGGGIYEDDAFYDECDERGLMVWQDFLFACAAYAEEEPLRGEVVAEVRDNVTRLMPHPSLVLWNGNNENLWGHEDWQWKERLDGRTWGEGYYSELLPRLVEQLDPGRPYTPGSPFTPDSAGEHHPNDPRHGSVHVWDVWNARDWTAYLEYRPRFVAEFGWQAPPTWATLRRSIADDPMTPESPGMLVHQKAGEGHTKLVRGLVPHLREPVAMEAWHWAMQLNQARALRTGIEHFRSLWPHCAGTVWWQLNDCWPVTSWAVVDGDGRRKPSFYALRHAYADRILVLGHEDEQLVVTAVNDTDEDWAGSLRLVRLEVGGDVLAEEGREVAVPARSASRWPVGGPGLLQDPARELVLAELDGVRGWHFGTEDRDGVRPEATLETEVLEVDGGYEVRVTARTLVRDLVLLADAVAPDAVVDDMLLTLLPGETHTFTVRTGERLSPDALVAPVVLRSVNQLV; from the coding sequence ATGACCCAGAGCACCGCCCTGACGTCCTGGCAGGTCCGAGCCGGGAAGGGACCCGTCCCCGAGGCGCTGCGCGGGATCGAGGTCGCCGCGACGGTGCCGGGCAGCGTCCACACCGACCTGATGGCTGCCGGACTCATCGCCGACCCCTACCTCGACACCAACGAGCTGCTGCAGGGCTGGATCGGGCGCACCGACTGGCACTACCGCACCACCCTCGACCTCACCGACACCACCGCGGAGCGGGCCGACCTCGTCCTCCTCGGGCTGGACACCGTCGCCCGGGTGTCGGTCGACGGCGAGCCGCTGCTGGAGACGTCCAACATGCACCGCACGCACCGCGTCGACGTCAGCCGCTGGCGCGGGAGCAGCGCCGAGCTCACCATCGACTTCTCCGCCCCGGTGCCGGCCGCGAACCGGGCCAGCCTCGAGCTGGGTCCGCGCCCGCACACCAACCACCACCCCTACAACGCGCTGCGCAAGATGGCCTGCAGCTTCGGCTGGGACTGGGGGCCCGACACCACCACCAGCGGACCGTGGCGCCCGGTGCTGGTGGAGACCTGGCACACCGCGAGGCTCGCCGCGGTGCGCCCCACCCCGCGGGTCGACGAGGACGACCGTGGTGTGGTCGACGTGGTCGTGGAGATGGAGCGGGCCGAGGGGTCCACCGAGCCGCTCACCGTGGAGCTGGTCTGCGGCGACGTCAGCCACCGGGTCGAGGTGCCGCCGGGCGACACCGGCGTCCGCACCAGCCTGGACGCCGGCACCGTGCGGCGCTGGTGGCCCCGAGGACACGGCGAGCCCCACCTCTACGACCTGCAGGTCCGGCTGCTGTCGGACGAGGTGGAGCTGGACGCCACCACCCAGCGGATCGGGTTCCGCACCATCACCGTCGACACCACCCCCGACGAGGCGGGCACCCCCTTCACCGTGGTGGTCAACGGCCGTCCGGTGTTCGTGCGCGGGGTGAACTGGATCCCCGACGACGCGTTCCCCCACCGCGTCGACCGCGCCCGCTACGCCGCCCGGCTGACCCAGGCCGAGGAGGCCGGGGTGAACCTGGTCCGGGTCTGGGGTGGCGGGATCTACGAGGACGACGCCTTCTACGACGAGTGCGACGAGCGCGGGCTGATGGTCTGGCAGGACTTCCTGTTCGCCTGCGCGGCCTACGCCGAGGAGGAGCCGCTGCGGGGCGAGGTGGTGGCCGAGGTCCGCGACAACGTCACCCGGCTGATGCCCCACCCCAGCCTGGTGCTGTGGAACGGGAACAACGAGAACCTGTGGGGCCACGAGGACTGGCAGTGGAAGGAGCGGCTGGACGGTCGCACCTGGGGCGAGGGCTACTACTCCGAGCTGCTCCCCCGGCTGGTCGAGCAGCTGGACCCCGGACGTCCCTACACCCCGGGCAGTCCCTTCACCCCCGACAGCGCCGGTGAGCACCACCCCAACGACCCGCGGCACGGGTCGGTGCACGTCTGGGACGTCTGGAACGCCCGCGACTGGACCGCCTACCTGGAGTACCGCCCGCGCTTCGTCGCCGAGTTCGGCTGGCAGGCACCGCCGACCTGGGCGACCCTGCGACGCAGCATTGCCGACGACCCGATGACGCCCGAGTCCCCCGGCATGCTGGTGCACCAGAAGGCCGGGGAGGGGCACACCAAGCTGGTCCGCGGGCTGGTCCCGCACCTGCGCGAGCCGGTCGCGATGGAGGCCTGGCACTGGGCGATGCAGCTCAACCAGGCCCGCGCGCTGCGGACCGGGATCGAGCACTTCCGCTCGCTCTGGCCGCACTGCGCCGGCACCGTGTGGTGGCAGCTGAACGACTGCTGGCCGGTGACCTCGTGGGCCGTGGTGGACGGGGACGGCCGCCGCAAGCCCTCCTTCTACGCCCTGCGGCACGCCTACGCCGACCGGATCCTGGTGCTCGGTCACGAGGACGAGCAGCTGGTGGTCACCGCGGTGAACGACACCGACGAGGACTGGGCCGGATCGCTGCGGCTGGTCCGGCTGGAGGTCGGCGGGGACGTCCTGGCCGAGGAGGGGCGGGAGGTGGCCGTGCCGGCGCGGTCGGCGTCCCGCTGGCCGGTGGGTGGGCCTGGTCTGCTTCAGGACCCGGCGCGCGAGCTGGTGCTGGCCGAGCTGGACGGCGTCCGAGGCTGGCACTTCGGCACCGAGGACCGCGACGGCGTCCGGCCCGAGGCGACGCTGGAGACCGAGGTGCTGGAGGTGGACGGGGGGTACGAGGTGCGGGTGACGGCCCGCACCCTGGTCCGGGACCTCGTGCTGCTGGCCGATGCGGTGGCCCCGGACGCGGTGGTGGACGACATGCTGCTCACCCTGCTGCCCGGGGAGACCCACACGTTCACCGTGCGCACCGGGGAGCGGCTGTCGCCCGACGCGCTGGTCGCGCCCGTCGTCCTGCGGTCGGTGAACCAGCTGGTCTGA